A genomic window from Micromonospora ferruginea includes:
- a CDS encoding adenosine deaminase, producing the protein MVAISYEDIVKVPKALLHDHLDGGLRPATIVELAAEAGHELPTTDPEALGRWFAEAANSGSLERYLETFAHTVAVMQTATALRRVARECALDLAADGVVYAEVRFAPEQHLERNLTLDEVVEAVVTGFREGSALAGEAGTPIRIGTLLTAMRHAARSQEIAELAVRHRDTGVVGFDIAGAEAGFPPTRHLDAFEYLQRENFHFTIHAGEAFGLPSIWQAIQWCGADRLGHGVRIVDDITPGNPPALGRLAAYVRDKRIPLELCPSSNVQTGAAASIADHPIGLLRDLRFRVTVNTDNRLMSGTSMSREMALLVEAFGYGWKELQWFTINAMKSAFIPFDERLRIIDEVIKPAYAKLIG; encoded by the coding sequence AAGGTCCCGAAGGCGCTGCTGCACGATCACCTCGACGGCGGCCTGCGGCCCGCGACGATCGTCGAGCTGGCCGCCGAGGCCGGCCACGAACTGCCCACCACCGACCCGGAGGCGCTCGGCCGCTGGTTCGCCGAGGCGGCGAACTCCGGTTCGCTGGAGCGCTACCTGGAGACGTTCGCGCACACCGTGGCGGTGATGCAGACCGCGACCGCGCTGCGGCGGGTCGCCCGGGAGTGCGCGCTGGACCTGGCCGCCGACGGCGTCGTCTACGCCGAGGTCCGGTTCGCGCCGGAGCAGCACCTGGAGCGGAACCTGACCCTGGACGAGGTGGTCGAGGCCGTGGTCACCGGGTTCCGCGAGGGCAGCGCGCTGGCCGGCGAGGCGGGCACCCCGATCCGGATCGGCACCCTGCTCACCGCGATGCGGCACGCCGCCCGGTCGCAGGAGATCGCCGAGCTGGCGGTGCGACACCGGGACACCGGCGTGGTCGGCTTCGACATCGCCGGCGCCGAGGCCGGTTTCCCGCCCACCCGGCACCTGGACGCGTTCGAATACCTCCAGCGGGAGAACTTCCACTTCACCATCCACGCCGGCGAGGCGTTCGGGCTGCCGTCGATCTGGCAGGCGATCCAGTGGTGCGGCGCGGACCGGCTCGGTCACGGCGTCCGGATCGTCGACGACATCACCCCGGGCAACCCGCCCGCGCTGGGCCGGCTGGCCGCGTACGTGCGGGACAAGCGCATCCCGCTGGAGTTGTGCCCGTCGTCGAACGTGCAGACCGGGGCGGCGGCGTCGATCGCCGACCACCCGATCGGGCTGCTGCGCGACCTGCGCTTCCGGGTGACGGTGAACACCGACAACCGGCTGATGAGCGGCACCTCGATGTCGCGCGAGATGGCGTTGCTGGTGGAGGCGTTCGGCTACGGCTGGAAGGAGCTCCAGTGGTTCACCATCAACGCGATGAAGAGCGCCTTCATCCCGTTCGACGAGCGCCTGCGGATCATCGACGAGGTGATCAAGCCGGCGTACGCCAAGCTGATCGGCTGA